One segment of Solanum lycopersicum chromosome 1, SLM_r2.1 DNA contains the following:
- the LOC101265949 gene encoding calcium-dependent protein kinase 8, whose product MGNCCVKPGKSAEKKNKKNNSKPNPFSIDYGGTKHASGSGNKLVVLKEPTGQNIHDKYDLGRELGRGEFGVTYLCTDLEGGEKYACKSISKKKLRTAVDIDDVRREVEIMKHLPVHPNIVTLKDTYEDDNAVHIVMELCEGGELFDRIVARGHYTERAAAGILKTVVEVVQMCHRQGVMHRDLKPENFLFGNKKETAPLKAIDFGLSVFFKPGERFNEIVGSPYYMAPEVLKRNYGPEVDVWSAGVILYILLCGVPPFWAETEQGVAQAIIRSVIDFKRDPWPKVSDNAKDLVKKMLDPDPTRRLTAHQVLEHPWLHNIKKAPNVSLGETVKARLKQFSVMNKLKKKALTVIAEFLSAEEVAGMKEAFEMMDTGKKGKINLNELKDGLQKLGHQIPDADLHILMEAADVDGDGSLNYPEFVAVSIHLRKMANDEHLHKAFSFFDKNQSGFIEIEELRSALRDEDDSNSEEVTNAIMHDVDTDKDGRISYEEFAAMMKAGTDWRKASRQYSRERFNSLSLKLMREGSLQVENKV is encoded by the exons ATGGGTAATTGCTGTGTAAAACCGGGTAAATCTGccgaaaaaaagaataaaaagaacaaCAGCAAACCTAACCCTTTTTCAATTGATTATGGGGGGACTAAACATGCCTCTGGGAGTGGAAACAAGCTAGTTGTATTAAAAGAACCAACAGGGCAAAATATACATGATAAGTATGATTTGGGGCGTGAGCTCGGAAGAGGAGAATTTGGGGTTACTTATCTATGTACTGACTTGGAAGGAGGAGAAAAATATGCTTGCAAATCGATATCTAAAAAGAAGCTAAGGACTGCAGTGGATATTGATGATGTTAGGAGAGAGGTTGAGATCATGAAACATTTGCCTGTGCATCCGAATATTGTGACCTTGAAGGATACTTATGAGGATGATAATGCAGTGCACATTGTGATGGAATTGTGTGAGGGTGGGGAGTTGTTTGATCGAATCGTTGCTAGAGGCCACTATACAGAGAGAGCAGCTGCTGGAATTTTGAAGACTGTCGTGGAAGTCGTTCAG ATGTGTCACAGGCAAGGGGTAATGCATCGTGATCTCAAACCTGagaattttctttttggtaACAAGAAAGAAACAGCTCCACTGAAGGCTATTGACTTTGGGTTGTCTGTTTTCTTTAAACCTG GGGAACGCTTTAATGAGATAGTGGGAAGTCCTTATTACATGGCTCCTGAGGTCCTAAAGCGCAATTATGGACCAGAGGTCGATGTCTGGAGTGCTGGAGTTATACTTTACATTCTTCTATGCGGTGTTCCACCTTTCTGGGCAG AGACTGAACAAGGAGTAGCCCAAGCGATTATTCGTtctgtgattgatttcaagagGGATCCATGGCCTAAAGTTTCTGATAATGCAAAGGATCTTGTAAAGAAAATGCTTGATCCAGATCCAACTCGACGGCTCACAGCTCATCAAGTTCTTG AGCATCCCTGGttacataatataaagaaaGCACCAAACGTCTCATTGGGTGAGACTGTTAAAGCAAGACTCAAGCAGTTTTCAGTAATGAACAAGCTCAAGAAAAAAGCTCTGACG GTTATAGCTGAGTTTTTGTCTGCGGAGGAAGTCGCTGGAATGAAGGAAGCATTTGAAATGATGGATACCGGAAAGAAGGGCAAGATAAACCTGAATGAACTTAAAGATGGCTTGCAGAAGCTTGGCCATCAAATCCCTGATGCTGATCTTCATATTCTCATGGAAGCG GCTGACGTTGATGGAGATGGAAGTTTAAATTATCCAGAGTTTGTTGCTGTATCTATTCATCTTAGAAAGATGGCCAATGATGAACACCTGCACAAAGCATTTTCATTTTTCGACAAAAATCAGAGTGGTTTCATAGAAATCGAAGAGCTTCGTAGTGCTTTGAGGGATGAAGACGACAGCAACAGCGAGGAAGTCACCAATGCCATTATGCATGACGTTGATACAGACAAG GATGGTCGGATTAGTTATGAGGAATTTGCTGCGATGATGAAGGCTGGTACGGACTGGAGAAAAGCATCGAGACAGTATTCTCGTGAACGTTTTAACAGTCTAAGCTTAAAGTTGATGAGGGAAGGCTCATTACAAGTTGAAAACAAAGTCTAG